A single genomic interval of Deltaproteobacteria bacterium harbors:
- a CDS encoding ABC transporter ATP-binding protein, translating into MGLSPGSHAGRATFSLASAHGQARASRGNARAHGTQPESLEARPPIARRREDSVPSSPAPGAVVLRAHQLSKTYLMGEVAVRALRGVDFELYEGEFVVFLGPSGSGKSTLLNILGGLDVPSSGEVSYRDHDLAHGDDAALTRYRREHVGFVFQFYNLIPSLTARENVALVTDIAERPMEPEEALALVGLRERVDHFPSQLSGGEQQRVAIARAIAKRPDLLLCDEPTGALDAATGRLVLEVLERANRELGSTTAVITHNAPIAAMANRVVRLADGRIAQERRNAARTPAAELSW; encoded by the coding sequence ATGGGGCTCTCGCCGGGCTCGCACGCAGGTCGCGCAACATTTTCGCTGGCGAGCGCGCACGGCCAGGCCCGAGCCTCGCGCGGGAACGCACGGGCACATGGCACGCAACCTGAATCGCTGGAGGCCCGGCCGCCAATTGCGCGTCGAAGGGAGGACAGCGTGCCCAGCAGTCCCGCCCCAGGCGCCGTGGTGCTCCGAGCCCACCAGCTCAGCAAGACGTACCTGATGGGCGAGGTGGCGGTGCGCGCGCTGCGCGGGGTTGACTTCGAGCTCTACGAGGGGGAGTTCGTGGTCTTCCTCGGCCCTTCCGGGAGCGGCAAGTCCACGCTGCTCAACATCCTGGGCGGGCTCGACGTGCCCAGCTCCGGAGAGGTGTCGTACCGCGACCACGATCTGGCGCACGGCGACGACGCGGCCCTGACCCGGTACCGCCGCGAGCACGTGGGCTTCGTCTTCCAGTTCTACAACCTCATCCCCAGCCTCACCGCCCGCGAGAACGTGGCCCTGGTGACGGACATCGCCGAGCGGCCGATGGAACCGGAGGAGGCGCTGGCGCTCGTCGGGCTCCGCGAGCGCGTGGACCACTTCCCGTCGCAGCTCTCCGGCGGCGAGCAGCAGCGGGTGGCCATCGCCCGGGCCATCGCCAAGCGGCCGGACCTGTTGCTCTGCGACGAGCCCACGGGCGCCCTCGATGCCGCCACAGGCAGGTTGGTGCTGGAGGTTCTGGAGCGCGCCAACCGCGAGCTGGGGAGCACCACCGCGGTCATCACCCACAACGCGCCCATCGCCGCGATGGCGAACCGCGTGGTGCGCCTTGCGGACGGCCGCATCGCCCAGGAGCGCCGCAACGCCGCGCGCACGCCGGCCGCCGAGCTGAGCTGGTGA
- a CDS encoding ABC transporter permease → MKALDRKLLRDLVHLRGQGIATSLLVGCGIASYLASVSTYRSLQRSRDAYYTQARFADVFAHVVRAPEPVLARLRELPGVAAAEARVTDVFRLEVPGAVAPARAQFVSVEDGSALDALHLRKGRFPERDDEVLVSELFAQANGLEPGSSLEAVVKGKRVSLRVVGIALSPEFVWIIPAGGLWANDKRFGVVWVPRRALARSMGMEGAFNDVVVALAPGANRAEVIDAVDRVLEPYGSFGAVGRDRQPSGRLVDQELAQLRTTATLLPAIFMGVAVFLLNVLLARIIGTHREQIAALKALGYANLRIGLHYVELALVLVAAGAAVGLGLGAWTGARFIQLYAQYFRFPVLAYRLDADVVLEALAIAAASGLLGAARGVLRATRLAPAEAMRPESPAVYRRSAVERAGLDRLLPTSARMVLRTLERHPIRAALSALAIGLATAILVVGRMTFDSVDWMLAIQFERIQREDVAVRFEGPLADRARLELENLPGVRAAEPERVVPVRIRAGHHARETALVGVPEGGTLRQLLGPDQRPLVLPESGVALSRVLAELLQVRPGDGVELEELEGARRRFQAPVTGVVDDQLGTAVYARMGEVARLLRQPRLDSGALLAVDGERIGEVVQRLERYPRVVDVERKDLADEQVRRQTTDLFVTYQLVLSAFAAVIAAGVVFNNARIALAVRSRDLATLRILGFTRGEVAAVLVGEQAIQLLIGVPLGLPLGRLIGALLFAHMDRELYRFQVVVTPETLALSALTVVGVGAASALLVRRQADRMDLVAVLKARD, encoded by the coding sequence GTGAAGGCCCTCGATCGCAAGCTGCTGCGCGATCTGGTCCACTTGCGCGGGCAAGGGATCGCCACTTCCTTGCTGGTGGGCTGCGGCATCGCCAGCTACCTGGCCTCGGTGTCGACGTACCGGTCGCTCCAGCGCTCGCGCGACGCCTACTACACCCAGGCGCGGTTCGCCGACGTCTTCGCGCACGTCGTCCGGGCGCCAGAGCCGGTGCTGGCTCGCCTGCGCGAGCTGCCCGGCGTGGCCGCCGCCGAGGCCCGGGTCACCGACGTGTTTCGGCTCGAGGTGCCGGGTGCCGTGGCGCCGGCGCGAGCCCAGTTCGTGTCCGTCGAGGACGGCAGCGCGCTCGACGCGTTGCACCTGCGCAAGGGCCGCTTCCCGGAGCGCGACGACGAGGTGCTGGTGAGCGAGCTCTTCGCCCAGGCCAACGGCCTGGAGCCCGGCTCGAGCCTCGAGGCGGTGGTGAAGGGCAAGCGCGTGTCCTTGCGCGTGGTGGGCATCGCCCTCTCGCCGGAGTTCGTGTGGATCATCCCGGCCGGCGGCCTCTGGGCGAACGACAAGCGCTTCGGCGTGGTGTGGGTGCCGCGGCGCGCGCTGGCCCGCAGCATGGGCATGGAGGGCGCCTTCAACGACGTGGTCGTCGCGCTCGCCCCCGGTGCCAACCGCGCCGAAGTCATCGACGCCGTCGACCGGGTGCTCGAGCCTTACGGGAGCTTCGGGGCCGTGGGCCGCGACCGGCAGCCGTCGGGTCGCCTCGTGGACCAGGAGCTCGCCCAGCTCCGGACCACCGCCACCCTGCTCCCCGCGATCTTCATGGGCGTGGCGGTGTTCCTCCTCAATGTCCTGCTCGCGCGAATCATCGGTACGCACCGCGAGCAGATCGCCGCGCTCAAGGCGCTGGGCTACGCCAACCTCCGCATCGGGCTGCACTACGTGGAGCTGGCCCTGGTGCTGGTGGCAGCGGGCGCTGCGGTGGGGCTCGGCCTCGGCGCATGGACGGGGGCGCGATTCATCCAGCTCTACGCGCAGTACTTCCGGTTCCCCGTTCTTGCCTATCGGCTCGACGCGGACGTGGTGCTGGAGGCGCTGGCGATCGCGGCGGCATCGGGCCTGCTGGGCGCCGCGCGGGGCGTGCTGCGCGCCACCCGCCTGGCGCCCGCGGAGGCCATGCGGCCGGAATCGCCCGCGGTGTACCGACGCTCGGCGGTGGAGCGCGCTGGCCTGGATCGCCTGTTGCCCACCTCGGCGCGGATGGTGCTGCGCACCCTCGAGCGCCATCCCATCCGCGCGGCCCTCTCGGCGCTCGCCATCGGTCTGGCCACCGCCATCCTGGTGGTCGGCCGCATGACCTTCGACTCGGTGGACTGGATGCTGGCGATCCAGTTCGAACGCATCCAGCGCGAGGATGTGGCCGTGCGGTTCGAGGGGCCGCTCGCGGATCGGGCCCGGCTGGAGCTGGAGAACCTCCCCGGCGTTCGGGCCGCGGAGCCGGAGCGGGTCGTCCCGGTGCGCATCCGCGCGGGCCACCACGCGCGCGAGACCGCGCTCGTGGGCGTGCCCGAAGGCGGCACGCTGAGGCAGCTCCTCGGCCCGGACCAACGCCCGCTGGTGCTGCCGGAGTCGGGCGTGGCGCTCTCGCGGGTGCTCGCCGAGCTCCTCCAGGTCCGGCCCGGCGACGGTGTGGAGCTGGAGGAGCTGGAGGGCGCGCGGCGGCGCTTCCAGGCGCCGGTGACCGGCGTGGTCGATGATCAGCTCGGGACCGCGGTGTACGCCCGGATGGGCGAGGTGGCGCGGCTGCTGCGCCAGCCGCGGCTCGACTCCGGTGCGCTGCTCGCCGTCGACGGGGAGCGAATCGGCGAGGTCGTGCAGCGCCTCGAGCGCTATCCGCGGGTGGTGGACGTGGAGCGCAAGGACCTCGCCGACGAGCAGGTGCGCCGCCAGACGACGGATCTCTTCGTCACCTATCAGCTCGTCCTCTCAGCCTTCGCCGCGGTGATCGCGGCGGGCGTGGTCTTCAACAACGCCCGCATCGCGCTCGCGGTCCGAAGCCGGGACCTGGCCACGCTGCGCATTCTGGGCTTCACCCGCGGTGAGGTGGCGGCCGTGCTCGTCGGCGAGCAGGCCATTCAGCTCCTGATCGGGGTGCCGCTGGGCCTTCCGCTGGGGCGGCTCATCGGCGCGCTGCTGTTCGCGCACATGGACCGCGAGCTCTACCGCTTCCAGGTGGTGGTTACCCCGGAGACGCTCGCGCTCTCCGCGCTCACGGTGGTCGGCGTGGGCGCCGCCAGCGCGCTGCTGGTGCGCCGGCAAGCGGATCGGATGGACCTCGTGGCCGTGCTCAAGGCCCGGGACTGA
- a CDS encoding efflux RND transporter periplasmic adaptor subunit yields the protein MLFKPLHLAGAALIGAVLALLFYAFSPRPVPVEVGKVTRGPLHVSVEDEGKTRIRERYVVSAPIAGTMARIELEPGAPVEPGTVLARFLAPPSPFLDPQARTAAEARLHAAEAAERQARASAARAQEGLALADKELARTRQLAQENAIPRQKLDQAQSLLKVRQSELDMAEFAQDVAVHEAESARAALAGPGAGMSGGQGTLDVTSPVHGVVLRVLRESSGAVGVGTPLLELGNPLEAEVVVDLLTQDAMQVQPGMPVALSDWGSGAPLAGHVRRVDPAAFTETSPLGVAEQRVNVIVDFDAPATARPALGDGFTVQARIVTWAEPSALQVPASAIFRTGQGWSAFVVERGHARQRAVEVGHRNPLAVQVMAGLMEGDAVVLHPAESVRDGAAVEAR from the coding sequence ATGCTTTTCAAGCCCCTCCACCTCGCTGGCGCCGCGCTGATCGGAGCGGTGCTCGCGCTGCTCTTCTACGCGTTCTCACCGCGGCCAGTCCCCGTGGAGGTGGGCAAGGTGACGCGCGGGCCGCTCCACGTGAGCGTGGAGGATGAGGGCAAGACGCGCATTCGCGAGCGCTACGTCGTGTCGGCTCCCATCGCCGGGACGATGGCGCGCATCGAGCTCGAGCCGGGCGCCCCCGTGGAGCCCGGGACGGTCTTGGCTCGCTTCCTCGCTCCACCCAGCCCTTTCCTCGACCCACAAGCCCGAACCGCGGCGGAGGCCCGGCTCCACGCGGCGGAGGCCGCGGAGCGCCAGGCGCGCGCCAGCGCTGCTCGCGCCCAGGAGGGACTTGCGCTGGCCGACAAGGAGCTGGCCCGCACCCGCCAGCTCGCCCAGGAGAACGCGATCCCGCGGCAGAAGCTCGACCAGGCCCAGTCTCTCTTGAAGGTCCGGCAGAGCGAGCTCGACATGGCCGAGTTCGCGCAGGACGTAGCGGTGCACGAGGCCGAGTCGGCGCGGGCGGCCCTGGCGGGGCCTGGCGCCGGGATGTCGGGCGGGCAGGGGACGCTCGATGTCACCTCGCCGGTGCACGGCGTGGTCCTGCGGGTGCTTCGGGAGAGCAGCGGGGCCGTGGGGGTGGGGACGCCGCTGCTCGAGCTGGGCAACCCGCTCGAGGCGGAGGTGGTGGTGGACCTGCTCACCCAGGACGCCATGCAGGTTCAACCAGGGATGCCGGTCGCGTTGTCCGACTGGGGCAGCGGTGCGCCGCTCGCGGGCCACGTGCGGCGGGTGGACCCTGCGGCATTCACCGAGACGTCGCCGTTGGGCGTGGCCGAGCAGCGGGTGAACGTCATCGTCGATTTTGACGCGCCTGCCACGGCTCGACCCGCACTCGGCGACGGCTTCACCGTTCAGGCACGGATCGTGACCTGGGCGGAGCCGAGCGCGCTCCAGGTTCCGGCGAGCGCGATCTTCCGGACGGGTCAGGGATGGAGTGCCTTCGTGGTGGAGCGCGGCCACGCGCGGCAGCGCGCCGTCGAGGTGGGTCACCGCAACCCGCTCGCGGTCCAGGTGATGGCCGGCTTGATGGAAGGCGACGCGGTGGTGCTGCATCCGGCCGAGTCGGTGAGGGATGGCGCTGCCGTCGAGGCGCGGTGA
- a CDS encoding protein kinase, producing MPQPSLDTDPLIGQVIGESYRVVRALASGGMGRVYEAEHVRLSARRVAIKVVRGELSGDTTALERFRREADVASALGNPHIVQVLDWNVLPDGAPFMVMEFLEGEDLASRVARVGRMQIPQVRAILAQAASGLEAAHARGVIHRDIKPENIFLVHSGGESDFVKLLDFGLSLVRGGSKRLTGQLAVLGTPWYMSPEQARAVRDLDARTDVYSLAVVLYQLLTGSVPFDAENAMGVLTRIVTEAPTPMRSLAPGIPEALDAAVLRAMEKDPAKRPATVRELLAQFDLATAWTNQPSVAPGADDQTVSRSGPVSAPNMVLEDTVKRASLEPIAQSATTPSRRALEVPEAEPAMDRAATEIGPAPQRAMSGEAGRKRGRVASVTRQEEELPEPQPSVRTEAARPALEVPDASSARGGPGAVRAGIALVVLVIAAGGTWLHFRGGETPEPAVEVKNAQPVAQPAVEPVAKPTAKPVPEPAAQVTLRLAPTPLDAAIVVDGKAQPGRELAVAPGVRVHVRATAAGYLPLNLDLTAAQDQTVPLVLTRVVAAVPRPEVQRPREKASHPKTQKGPGMVKGDDLFK from the coding sequence ATGCCCCAGCCCTCCCTCGACACCGATCCGCTCATCGGCCAGGTCATCGGCGAGTCGTACCGCGTGGTCCGGGCGCTCGCCTCCGGCGGCATGGGGCGGGTGTACGAGGCCGAGCATGTGCGGCTGTCGGCTCGCCGGGTGGCCATCAAGGTCGTCCGGGGCGAGCTCTCCGGCGATACCACCGCGCTCGAGCGCTTTCGCCGCGAGGCCGACGTGGCCAGCGCGCTGGGCAACCCGCACATCGTGCAGGTGCTGGATTGGAACGTGCTCCCCGACGGCGCGCCGTTCATGGTCATGGAGTTCCTGGAGGGGGAGGACCTCGCCAGCCGCGTCGCCCGGGTGGGACGGATGCAGATCCCGCAGGTGCGCGCCATCCTTGCGCAGGCAGCCTCCGGGCTCGAGGCCGCCCACGCGCGCGGGGTCATTCACCGGGACATCAAGCCCGAGAACATCTTCCTGGTTCACAGCGGAGGCGAGTCCGACTTCGTGAAGCTCCTCGACTTCGGGCTCTCGCTGGTGCGTGGTGGGAGCAAGCGGCTCACCGGCCAGCTCGCTGTGCTGGGCACGCCCTGGTACATGAGTCCAGAGCAGGCCCGGGCCGTCCGCGACCTCGACGCGCGCACCGACGTGTACTCGCTCGCGGTGGTGCTCTACCAATTGCTCACCGGCAGCGTGCCCTTCGACGCCGAGAACGCGATGGGGGTGCTCACGCGAATCGTCACCGAGGCGCCGACGCCGATGCGCTCGCTGGCTCCCGGCATCCCCGAGGCGCTCGACGCGGCTGTCCTGCGCGCGATGGAGAAGGATCCTGCAAAGCGTCCGGCGACGGTGCGTGAGCTCCTCGCCCAGTTCGACCTCGCCACCGCCTGGACGAACCAGCCGAGCGTCGCCCCGGGCGCCGACGACCAAACCGTGAGTCGCTCCGGCCCCGTCTCGGCACCGAACATGGTGCTGGAAGACACCGTGAAGCGTGCTTCGCTCGAGCCGATCGCGCAGAGCGCGACCACGCCGAGTCGCCGCGCGCTCGAGGTGCCCGAGGCCGAGCCGGCCATGGATCGCGCCGCCACCGAGATCGGTCCTGCGCCGCAGCGGGCGATGTCCGGGGAGGCCGGACGCAAGCGGGGGCGGGTGGCGAGCGTCACGCGTCAGGAGGAGGAGCTTCCGGAGCCGCAGCCCAGCGTGCGAACCGAGGCCGCGCGCCCTGCGCTCGAGGTACCGGACGCTTCTTCCGCGCGTGGCGGACCCGGAGCTGTGCGCGCAGGGATCGCCCTCGTCGTTCTCGTGATCGCGGCGGGGGGGACCTGGCTCCACTTCCGTGGCGGCGAGACGCCGGAGCCGGCCGTCGAGGTGAAGAACGCCCAACCTGTCGCCCAGCCCGCTGTCGAGCCCGTCGCCAAGCCCACTGCCAAGCCCGTCCCTGAGCCCGCAGCGCAGGTGACGCTCCGTCTCGCGCCCACACCGTTGGACGCAGCGATCGTCGTGGACGGAAAGGCGCAACCGGGTCGCGAGCTCGCGGTCGCGCCGGGAGTGCGGGTCCACGTGCGCGCCACCGCTGCCGGTTACCTCCCGCTCAACCTCGACCTCACCGCCGCCCAGGACCAGACCGTTCCGCTCGTCCTCACGCGCGTGGTGGCCGCTGTTCCGCGGCCGGAGGTGCAGCGGCCGCGAGAGAAGGCGTCGCACCCGAAGACCCAGAAGGGGCCGGGGATGGTCAAGGGTGACGACCTCTTCAAGTGA
- a CDS encoding serine/threonine protein kinase, with amino-acid sequence MPVGNLGPYTLLRKLATGGMAEVFLARDGRDASGRNVVVKRILPGLGEDPEFVELFLNEARVTAQLHHPNIAGVSDLGRVDGALYICMELVEGPNLRDILRVFNRSRVALGEAQAVRIIADACKALGYAHDARGLDGAPLNVVHRDVSLDNILLSRHGEVKVVDFGIAKAASASHITRSGMVRGKISYVAPERLAGQPADRRADVFALGVCLFELLTGVSPFAATSEIAMMQAIISSAPASLHRVRPTASPELSRIIGRALEKDPQRRYPACAVMQEELEALLVRTPVAPESLASIVTEAQRLELQGPVESAPKPARPAVPVEVELPTSPELPASGPDLDQTEAEIDFAQLSKDAGEDLDIDISVESGLTHALPRVRQILSQVSDRELAAHLDVVFGAADLCIASVRSIDLTRYEVEQETAQDLGMWEELAPAVAKLIAAMNGLLAEVTIHLPPPPPGASPSPPAVAAIHRHTASLREELAAFNRGLRRSEIVASRWNLLTYLQEGQLKFLVALSELVFEGVRSFREVKRAEVVPHYQATIEESLAVRRAMIDLTRVISQHAAGLAKAAAAEVPARLQALERDLRAFAKTATYACLWARDKQAILRTRARLTQLASRREDLALARKEVATFAGFVKQLGAVNGAFLESHDRELAAELLAELEKAAEMRAPERVRGVIGQVHAAAWKMYGRDVELDRHLRQSMKRGDKPSSAAELNADLATLRELMVRIQSA; translated from the coding sequence ATGCCTGTGGGAAACCTGGGCCCCTACACGCTGCTGAGGAAGCTCGCCACGGGCGGAATGGCCGAGGTGTTCCTCGCGCGCGACGGCCGCGACGCGAGCGGCCGCAACGTGGTGGTCAAGCGCATCCTGCCCGGGCTTGGTGAGGACCCGGAGTTCGTCGAGCTGTTCCTGAACGAGGCGCGCGTCACGGCGCAGCTCCACCACCCGAACATCGCCGGCGTCAGCGATCTGGGCCGCGTCGATGGCGCGCTCTACATCTGCATGGAGCTGGTGGAAGGCCCCAACCTCCGCGACATCCTGCGGGTGTTCAATCGCTCGCGCGTGGCGCTTGGCGAGGCGCAGGCGGTGCGCATCATCGCGGATGCGTGCAAGGCGCTGGGTTACGCCCACGACGCCCGCGGCCTGGATGGAGCGCCGCTCAACGTGGTGCACCGCGACGTCTCGCTGGACAACATCCTCCTCTCGCGCCACGGCGAGGTGAAGGTGGTGGACTTCGGGATCGCCAAGGCCGCGAGCGCCTCGCACATCACGCGCAGCGGCATGGTGCGCGGCAAGATCTCCTACGTCGCCCCGGAGCGGCTGGCGGGCCAGCCGGCCGACCGACGCGCCGACGTGTTCGCCCTCGGCGTCTGCCTCTTCGAGTTGCTCACCGGCGTGAGCCCGTTCGCGGCGACCAGCGAGATCGCGATGATGCAGGCGATCATCAGCAGCGCGCCCGCGTCGCTGCACCGCGTGCGTCCCACGGCGAGCCCCGAGCTGTCGCGCATCATCGGTCGCGCGCTCGAGAAGGATCCGCAGCGGCGCTATCCCGCCTGCGCGGTGATGCAAGAGGAGCTGGAGGCGCTCCTGGTTCGGACGCCGGTGGCTCCCGAGTCGCTCGCGTCGATCGTGACGGAGGCGCAGCGCCTGGAGCTGCAGGGCCCGGTGGAGTCGGCGCCGAAGCCCGCGCGCCCGGCTGTGCCGGTCGAGGTCGAGCTGCCCACCTCGCCCGAGCTCCCAGCCTCGGGGCCCGATCTCGACCAGACCGAGGCGGAGATCGATTTCGCTCAGCTCTCGAAGGACGCGGGCGAGGACCTCGACATCGACATCTCGGTGGAGTCGGGCCTGACCCACGCCTTGCCCCGGGTGCGGCAGATCCTCTCGCAGGTGTCGGACCGCGAGCTCGCCGCGCACCTCGACGTGGTCTTCGGCGCCGCCGACCTGTGCATCGCGAGCGTGCGCAGCATCGACCTCACCCGCTACGAGGTGGAGCAGGAGACCGCCCAGGATCTGGGCATGTGGGAGGAGCTCGCGCCCGCGGTGGCAAAGTTGATCGCCGCCATGAACGGGCTGCTCGCGGAGGTGACCATTCACCTGCCTCCACCTCCGCCCGGCGCATCCCCGTCGCCGCCGGCGGTGGCCGCCATCCACCGGCACACCGCCTCCTTGCGCGAGGAGCTCGCGGCCTTCAACCGCGGGCTGCGGCGTTCGGAGATCGTGGCCTCGCGGTGGAACCTGCTCACGTACCTGCAGGAGGGGCAGCTCAAGTTCCTGGTGGCCCTGAGCGAGCTGGTCTTCGAGGGCGTGCGCAGCTTCCGCGAGGTGAAGCGCGCCGAGGTGGTGCCGCACTACCAGGCCACCATCGAGGAGAGCCTGGCCGTGCGCCGGGCGATGATCGACCTCACCCGGGTGATCTCCCAGCACGCCGCCGGGCTGGCCAAGGCCGCGGCCGCCGAGGTGCCCGCGCGCCTCCAGGCCCTGGAGCGCGACCTGCGCGCCTTCGCCAAGACGGCCACCTACGCCTGTCTCTGGGCCCGCGACAAGCAGGCCATCCTCCGCACGCGCGCCCGACTGACGCAGCTCGCGTCGAGGCGGGAGGACCTGGCCCTGGCGCGGAAGGAAGTGGCCACGTTCGCCGGCTTCGTGAAGCAGCTCGGCGCGGTCAACGGGGCGTTCCTGGAGAGCCACGATCGCGAGCTGGCCGCCGAGCTGCTCGCCGAGCTGGAGAAGGCCGCCGAGATGCGGGCGCCCGAGCGCGTGCGCGGCGTGATCGGGCAGGTGCACGCCGCGGCGTGGAAGATGTACGGCCGCGACGTCGAGCTGGACCGGCACCTGCGACAGAGCATGAAGCGGGGCGACAAGCCGTCCTCGGCCGCGGAGCTGAACGCCGACCTGGCCACGCTGCGCGAGCTCATGGTTCGGATCCAGAGCGCCTGA
- a CDS encoding GFA family protein gives MNLPMEGGCRCGQTRIRITRMPLMATACHCTGCQTMSASAFSLTLMVPTEGFEVIRGEPVVGGLKRPEAQHFFCPSCLSWMFTRPTGAPLVNVRPTMLDAHRDFAPYAETYVSEKLPWAATGAVRSFEKFPDPSEYGALIAEYAAWVKR, from the coding sequence ATGAACCTGCCCATGGAAGGCGGCTGCCGCTGCGGTCAGACCCGCATCCGCATCACCCGGATGCCACTGATGGCCACGGCGTGCCACTGCACCGGATGCCAGACGATGTCGGCGAGCGCGTTCTCGCTGACGCTGATGGTGCCGACCGAGGGCTTCGAGGTGATCCGCGGCGAGCCGGTGGTGGGCGGGCTGAAGCGTCCCGAGGCGCAACACTTCTTCTGCCCGAGTTGCCTGAGCTGGATGTTCACGCGTCCCACAGGCGCGCCGCTGGTGAACGTGCGCCCGACCATGCTCGACGCCCACCGCGACTTCGCGCCCTACGCAGAGACCTACGTGAGCGAGAAGCTGCCCTGGGCCGCGACCGGCGCGGTGCGCTCGTTCGAGAAGTTCCCGGACCCTTCGGAGTACGGCGCGCTCATCGCCGAGTACGCGGCCTGGGTGAAGCGCTAG
- a CDS encoding MCP four helix bundle domain-containing protein encodes MPEVIPQRLRPTRRLVLYGPPILIVLFIVTTNLIDYVQWRRVREVVAHVNGDSLESIRLVQHMTANIERQRDLVERHIVEQDSAVMASIERELVATRADFDDTARAYGPIAVSRGEPEAFAQLRRDVEHASTQLDSVLRLSRQNLAGAEREELITVEPIFDAIDRDATTLLQINQTDAKEGTDQLQKLEGDAMTQRLTLAALTALVALASGFSVARRIERKEEERRQFAEALVVRNRELDAFAGRVAHDLRGPLSVVSMAATKLEGERPADSGIFALLRRGVGRMEALIADLLALSRVDAQTPKGVAQVADVVDAVRVDLAPSIQTVKGRLEVDVEPAAVGCSDGLLRQVLWNLGENAVKYRRVEVPLEMAIKGRVHGRRYRLWVQDNGTGMSPAEARQVFEPLFRAEGVQSLPGTGLGLSIVKRIVEAAGGSVGVDAAAGRGSTFWVELPLAWTARKAAAMERHAEI; translated from the coding sequence ATGCCCGAGGTGATTCCCCAGCGGCTGAGGCCCACCCGGCGACTGGTGCTCTACGGGCCGCCCATCCTCATCGTGCTCTTCATCGTCACCACCAACCTCATCGACTACGTGCAGTGGCGCCGCGTCCGGGAGGTGGTGGCCCACGTGAACGGCGACTCGCTGGAGAGCATTCGCCTGGTGCAGCACATGACCGCCAACATCGAGCGGCAGCGCGACCTCGTGGAGCGACACATCGTGGAGCAAGATTCCGCGGTCATGGCCTCGATCGAACGCGAGCTGGTCGCGACGCGCGCCGACTTCGATGATACGGCGCGCGCCTATGGGCCCATCGCCGTCTCGCGCGGCGAGCCCGAGGCGTTCGCCCAGCTCAGAAGAGACGTCGAGCACGCCAGCACCCAGCTCGACTCGGTGTTGCGGCTCTCCCGCCAGAACCTCGCCGGCGCCGAGCGCGAGGAGCTCATCACCGTCGAGCCCATCTTCGACGCCATCGACCGCGACGCGACCACCCTGCTGCAGATCAACCAGACCGACGCCAAGGAGGGCACCGACCAACTGCAGAAGCTCGAGGGCGACGCCATGACCCAGCGGCTCACCCTGGCCGCGCTCACCGCGTTGGTGGCCCTGGCCTCGGGCTTCAGCGTGGCCCGGCGCATCGAGCGGAAAGAGGAGGAGCGCCGGCAGTTCGCCGAGGCGCTGGTGGTGCGCAACCGCGAGCTCGACGCGTTCGCTGGCCGGGTGGCCCACGATCTGCGCGGGCCGCTCTCGGTGGTGTCCATGGCCGCGACCAAGCTCGAGGGGGAGCGCCCTGCCGATTCGGGGATCTTCGCGCTGCTGCGGCGCGGCGTGGGCCGAATGGAGGCCCTCATCGCCGACCTCCTCGCGCTGTCCCGGGTGGACGCGCAGACGCCCAAGGGGGTGGCCCAGGTGGCCGACGTGGTGGACGCCGTGCGGGTGGACCTCGCGCCTTCGATCCAGACGGTGAAGGGCCGGCTCGAGGTGGATGTGGAGCCGGCCGCGGTGGGCTGCAGCGATGGGCTGCTGCGCCAGGTGCTCTGGAACCTCGGGGAGAACGCGGTGAAGTACCGCCGGGTGGAGGTGCCCCTGGAGATGGCGATCAAAGGGCGCGTGCACGGGCGGCGCTATCGCCTTTGGGTGCAGGACAACGGCACGGGCATGTCGCCAGCCGAGGCCAGGCAGGTCTTCGAGCCGCTCTTTCGCGCCGAGGGTGTGCAGAGCCTGCCGGGAACGGGCCTGGGGCTCTCCATCGTGAAGCGGATCGTGGAAGCGGCCGGGGGCAGCGTGGGCGTGGACGCGGCGGCAGGCCGGGGGAGCACCTTCTGGGTGGAGCTCCCGCTGGCGTGGACGGCGAGGAAGGCAGCGGCCATGGAGCGGCACGCAGAGATCTAA
- a CDS encoding response regulator gives MADLVIVDDDDDVAALLSEFLSAEGHRCRIAHDGREGLALIHASRPDLILLDVEMPVLNGPDMAYQLLVHDSGLEEIPIVLLSGVVGLPQVAAMVGTPYFLAKPYRIDDALHLVEIGLRERAVPHPSPSVLNP, from the coding sequence ATGGCAGACCTGGTCATTGTCGACGACGACGACGACGTGGCCGCCCTGCTAAGCGAGTTCCTGAGCGCCGAAGGTCACCGCTGTCGGATTGCCCACGATGGCCGGGAGGGCCTCGCGCTGATCCATGCGAGCAGGCCCGACCTCATCCTCCTCGACGTGGAGATGCCGGTGCTGAACGGACCGGACATGGCGTACCAGCTCCTGGTGCACGACAGCGGGCTCGAGGAGATCCCCATCGTCCTGCTCTCGGGCGTGGTGGGCCTGCCCCAGGTCGCGGCCATGGTGGGGACACCCTACTTTCTGGCCAAGCCTTACCGGATCGACGACGCCCTTCACCTGGTGGAGATCGGACTCCGCGAGCGCGCGGTCCCGCACCCTTCACCCAGCGTCCTCAATCCGTAG